Proteins from a genomic interval of Calditrichota bacterium:
- the mutY gene encoding A/G-specific adenine glycosylase gives MAKKLLHWFGTNKRDLPWRRTRDPYAIWISEIMLQQTQVLTVIPYYYRFLEAFPTIGTLASADLEEVLKVWEGLGYYARARNLHKAAGIIVEEFDGRFPDKLQDVLKLPGIGRYTAGAILSIAFGVPIPILDGNVARVLSRVLLFEEPLNTHRAKEKLWQMAESLLPSNNPGEFNQALMELGALVCTPQSPSCKICPLQEICLSRVNRRENEIPVKIKKKPVPHVDVSAGIIWANGKILITRRPTDKMLGGLWEFPGGKCEKGESFEQCLLREISEELSIRVEIIAHFMDVKHAYSHFKMTLHMFDCRYVSGKPVLNGVDAFQWVSPEDLLELPFPAADGKVIREILRQTPIIQENQKNVTKK, from the coding sequence CTGGCGAAAAAATTGTTACACTGGTTTGGTACAAACAAGCGGGATTTACCGTGGAGACGCACTCGCGATCCTTACGCAATCTGGATTTCCGAGATCATGCTGCAGCAAACTCAGGTTCTCACCGTTATTCCCTACTATTATCGTTTTCTGGAGGCGTTTCCGACGATCGGGACCCTGGCTTCAGCCGACTTGGAAGAGGTGCTAAAAGTTTGGGAAGGACTTGGGTATTACGCCCGGGCGCGGAATCTGCACAAGGCTGCCGGGATCATCGTTGAGGAATTCGACGGGCGTTTCCCGGATAAATTGCAGGATGTCCTCAAACTGCCCGGAATTGGACGTTATACGGCCGGGGCCATTTTGAGTATTGCGTTTGGTGTTCCGATTCCGATTCTGGATGGAAATGTGGCCCGGGTCCTCAGCCGGGTTCTGCTTTTTGAGGAGCCTCTTAACACACACCGTGCCAAGGAAAAACTGTGGCAAATGGCCGAAAGTCTTTTGCCTTCGAATAATCCGGGGGAATTCAATCAGGCGTTAATGGAGTTGGGGGCTTTGGTGTGTACTCCCCAAAGTCCATCGTGCAAAATATGCCCTTTGCAGGAGATATGTTTATCCCGGGTGAATCGACGGGAGAACGAGATCCCCGTCAAAATCAAAAAGAAGCCGGTACCCCATGTGGACGTATCTGCCGGAATTATCTGGGCCAATGGAAAGATTTTGATTACCCGCCGTCCGACAGATAAAATGTTAGGCGGACTCTGGGAATTTCCCGGGGGCAAGTGCGAAAAAGGGGAGTCATTTGAACAGTGTCTGCTGCGTGAAATTTCCGAGGAGCTGAGCATCCGCGTGGAAATTATTGCGCATTTTATGGATGTAAAACACGCCTATTCTCATTTTAAAATGACTCTCCACATGTTTGATTGCCGTTACGTGTCGGGAAAACCCGTGTTGAACGGTGTGGATGCGTTTCAGTGGGTTTCTCCGGAGGATCTTTTGGAGCTGCCTTTCCCTGCCGCTGACGGAAAGGTCATACGGGAAATCTTGCGCCAGACACCGATTATTCAGGAAAATCAAAAAAATGTTACTAAAAAATAA
- a CDS encoding PAS domain S-box protein, with the protein MPKWKILLVEDNVDHAELTEIALKQAISGLILTKAFSAKSCLSVLEQDSFDTIILDYSLPDKNGLAVLEEIKRMGIQTPIIVVTGMGSEVIAVKAIKKGAYDYLIKSEGYLVTLPVTIQKVLKSKGLEERLDETEQRYKDLVENANDGIYVLDKKGRFVLVNNKIITITGYSRKELLKMHFRHVIALEERNRWSRLVRKLQKKGSLDHIRTLVRTKSGEKIHIELNISPVFKNGEVNGYQGIARDITSQMQTEKEIRKQSEELKKLNEELKKKNKELEEINRLKSQFVSNVSHELRTPLNGVLGYAELLRDGIYGTVNDEQQKALQNIIASGNHLLDLINEILDFSRLQNGRMKFYKEVCSIYNIIDAVEATVKPMLQNLPIELNIQLAPDLPDVYVDSQKIYQVFINIVGNAMKFTQKGEIEIRGRLEGSEILFSVRDTGIGIAKEDIPLIFEEFRQLDGSNTRRYGGTGIGLSLAKQLLESHDGRIWVESDIGKGSTFYFTLPIIHAGLEKTGRSSDSPPTISLQKLYS; encoded by the coding sequence ATGCCCAAATGGAAAATCCTTCTGGTTGAAGATAACGTCGACCATGCCGAACTGACGGAAATTGCTTTAAAACAGGCTATTTCTGGACTGATACTAACGAAAGCCTTCTCGGCAAAATCCTGTCTGTCCGTTTTGGAACAGGACTCTTTCGATACCATTATCCTGGATTATTCTCTTCCCGACAAAAATGGCCTGGCTGTTCTCGAAGAAATAAAGAGAATGGGGATTCAGACCCCGATTATCGTTGTCACCGGCATGGGGAGCGAAGTGATCGCTGTTAAAGCGATCAAAAAGGGGGCCTATGATTATCTGATTAAGTCGGAAGGCTACCTTGTAACCCTTCCCGTAACCATCCAGAAGGTATTGAAAAGCAAAGGACTCGAGGAACGGTTGGATGAAACGGAGCAGCGTTACAAGGATCTGGTTGAAAATGCCAACGATGGAATTTACGTGTTGGACAAAAAGGGCCGTTTTGTTCTGGTCAACAACAAAATTATTACGATTACGGGTTATTCCCGAAAAGAGCTTTTGAAGATGCACTTCAGACATGTGATTGCCCTGGAAGAAAGAAACCGATGGTCACGATTGGTCAGGAAACTTCAAAAAAAGGGCAGCTTGGATCATATCCGAACGCTGGTCCGAACCAAGAGTGGTGAAAAAATTCATATTGAGCTTAATATTTCTCCGGTTTTCAAGAACGGAGAAGTAAATGGATATCAGGGAATTGCCCGGGACATTACCTCTCAGATGCAAACGGAGAAAGAAATCCGGAAGCAAAGTGAAGAATTAAAAAAATTAAATGAGGAACTCAAAAAGAAAAATAAAGAATTGGAAGAGATTAACCGCCTGAAATCCCAGTTTGTTTCAAATGTCAGTCACGAGTTGCGAACCCCCCTAAACGGAGTCCTCGGCTATGCTGAACTCCTGCGCGATGGAATTTACGGAACGGTAAATGATGAACAACAAAAAGCGCTTCAAAATATTATTGCCTCAGGAAACCACCTGCTGGATCTCATCAATGAAATACTGGATTTTTCCAGACTGCAAAACGGTCGGATGAAATTCTACAAAGAGGTCTGCTCAATTTACAACATCATTGATGCAGTGGAAGCGACGGTAAAACCCATGCTTCAAAATCTGCCAATTGAACTGAACATCCAGTTGGCTCCCGATTTGCCCGATGTTTATGTGGATTCCCAGAAAATTTATCAGGTTTTTATCAATATCGTGGGCAATGCCATGAAATTTACTCAGAAAGGAGAAATTGAGATTAGAGGCCGTCTGGAAGGCTCCGAAATCCTATTTTCCGTTCGGGATACCGGTATTGGTATTGCCAAGGAAGACATTCCGCTGATTTTTGAGGAGTTTCGCCAATTGGATGGATCCAATACCAGGCGGTACGGCGGAACCGGGATTGGTTTGAGTCTCGCCAAACAACTGCTGGAATCGCACGATGGCCGGATTTGGGTGGAATCGGATATCGGCAAGGGGTCGACATTTTATTTTACACTGCCCATAATTCATGCCGGTTTAGAAAAAACAGGCCGTTCATCTGATTCTCCCCCAACAATTTCATTGCAAAAATTGTATTCATGA
- a CDS encoding glycine dehydrogenase subunit 2, protein MYDKVIFELSVKGRRGYTLPKLTIPQKPITDILPDKFLRKEPPVLPEVSEPDVVRHFVQLSNKNYHLDKGFYPLGSCTMKYNPKVNETVSALEGFAAIHPHQDEEDVQGALQLMYELSEALCEISGMKAVTLQPAAGAHGELTGMMMVRAFHEKQGNPRKKVLLPDSAHGTNPASSVVSGYQAVQIKSDGEGLIDLDMLKENLDEEVAALMVTNPNTLGLFESRIQEVKKQLDEVGALLYMDGANLNALLGIVRPGDLGVDVMHFNLHKTFSTPHGGGGPGSGPVGVSERLVPFLPVPRVEKAGEKFRLGYDYPDSIGKVQAFYGNFSVMVKALTYIRMLGSEGLKRVSRHAILNANYLLERVKSAYDLPYPRRPMHEFVLSGDRQKKNGIKTLDIAKRLLDLGFHAPTVYFPLIVHEALMIEPTETESKQTLDAFAEALLHIAREVDENPDRLKQAPVTTPVGRLNEALAARQLQVKWTPEP, encoded by the coding sequence ATGTATGATAAAGTCATTTTTGAGCTGAGTGTGAAAGGCAGACGAGGCTATACGCTTCCAAAACTGACGATTCCACAAAAGCCGATTACCGACATATTGCCCGATAAATTCCTGCGAAAAGAACCGCCTGTTTTACCGGAGGTTTCTGAGCCTGATGTGGTGCGTCATTTTGTTCAATTGTCCAATAAGAATTATCATCTTGACAAGGGATTTTATCCTCTTGGATCGTGCACGATGAAGTACAACCCCAAGGTGAATGAAACGGTTTCTGCCCTGGAAGGATTTGCGGCCATTCATCCGCATCAGGACGAAGAGGATGTTCAGGGTGCGCTTCAGCTCATGTATGAATTGAGCGAGGCTCTTTGTGAAATCTCGGGAATGAAAGCCGTTACCCTTCAACCGGCTGCCGGTGCCCATGGAGAACTCACCGGAATGATGATGGTTCGTGCCTTCCATGAAAAGCAGGGAAATCCCAGGAAAAAGGTTTTGTTGCCCGATTCTGCCCATGGCACCAATCCGGCCAGTTCCGTAGTTTCCGGTTATCAGGCCGTCCAAATTAAATCCGATGGGGAGGGGTTAATTGATCTGGATATGCTGAAGGAAAATCTGGATGAAGAGGTGGCTGCCCTGATGGTAACCAACCCCAATACGCTGGGTTTGTTTGAATCGCGCATTCAGGAGGTCAAAAAACAGTTGGATGAGGTCGGAGCCCTGTTGTACATGGACGGTGCCAATCTGAATGCGCTTTTGGGAATTGTCCGGCCGGGTGATTTGGGTGTGGACGTCATGCACTTTAATCTGCATAAAACCTTTTCCACCCCGCATGGCGGGGGTGGTCCGGGCAGCGGTCCGGTAGGCGTGTCTGAGCGCCTGGTTCCTTTCTTGCCGGTGCCCCGGGTTGAGAAGGCCGGAGAAAAATTCCGCCTTGGGTACGATTATCCGGATTCTATCGGAAAAGTACAGGCTTTTTACGGGAATTTTTCCGTAATGGTGAAGGCATTAACCTACATTCGAATGCTTGGCTCGGAAGGATTAAAACGGGTGAGCCGGCATGCGATTTTAAACGCCAATTATTTGTTGGAACGGGTGAAATCGGCGTACGACCTGCCGTATCCCCGGAGGCCCATGCATGAATTTGTTCTGTCGGGTGATCGCCAGAAAAAAAACGGAATCAAGACCCTGGACATAGCCAAACGCTTATTGGATTTGGGATTCCATGCACCGACGGTCTATTTCCCGCTTATTGTTCACGAGGCTCTGATGATCGAACCCACGGAAACCGAATCGAAACAAACATTGGATGCTTTTGCGGAAGCCTTGCTTCACATTGCGCGGGAAGTGGATGAAAATCCAGACCGCCTCAAACAGGCTCCCGTTACAACCCCTGTTGGGCGGTTAAATGAAGCCCTTGCTGCCCGGCAGCTGCAGGTAAAATGGACTCCGGAACCGTGA
- a CDS encoding cell wall metabolism sensor histidine kinase WalK yields the protein MGLFKRKQLLEQLVTITILVTLIPLLLMGIYFHYQNWIYARKQARTTLALQTQLISKTLSDRLIDQWSEKLEVFQLIPSDKLSNEWLSGFGEIWRISDWTGTAADGGVRLIYQSPLEKAPVLSEKSLRQILAHYARSARDPWIYFFSSAGSNGSHYFLIIKKSFSEKTGRSFVAGILPASRVLKDLRYPGTIVSKNSRFVLVDAEGQYQTLSGTPFLKDDLPVVEFALSGNNRPSGRTKTGAKAIPPASRWFTEVSQVDGLPLWVVGQVSKQSIFSPVWRIKLESVFFLLFGILWAIVGALYFAKRITVPLQHFAKSATEIARGDFTQKIDIQSKDEIGRLAKIFNYMMVELRRLNEMNLNQIISERAKTRAIIKNIADGVIVTDPRGKIMMINAAIEDWFQIDERQIVDQPLDRVLPNKHLEELMHEMNQDPELKSFTREFSVKLPGQRKESVFQARSSWVDDHDGHKIAAVTILRDITREKEVDRMKTELVSLVAHELRSPLTSISGFAELLLDTPLNDDSMYEYSKIIKQESDRLSDLVNKFLDLTKIEAGRIDFHPQLLRLNELIEGILYIASSHAQTKGITLDVNLPDEIHPVLADSKLMSEVVLNLLSNAIKYSPSGTKVTISVREEDTGVVIEVSDQGYGIPPKYRERIFDKFFRIKDEAAQDEKGTGLGLSLVKEIVELHRGIILVESEVGRGSTFRVVLPWPHEKDSGDGKAEKRNRMAHPVIH from the coding sequence ATGGGTTTATTTAAACGAAAACAATTGTTAGAACAACTGGTAACCATCACAATTCTGGTTACACTCATTCCTCTTCTGTTAATGGGAATCTATTTTCATTATCAGAACTGGATTTATGCGCGTAAACAAGCCAGAACGACTCTGGCTCTGCAAACGCAGCTTATAAGCAAAACCCTGTCTGATCGCCTGATTGATCAATGGAGTGAAAAGCTCGAAGTTTTTCAGTTGATTCCGTCAGATAAGCTGTCCAATGAGTGGCTCAGCGGATTTGGGGAAATCTGGAGAATCTCCGATTGGACGGGAACGGCAGCCGACGGGGGTGTCCGGCTGATTTACCAGTCTCCCCTGGAAAAGGCTCCGGTTCTCTCCGAAAAGAGCTTACGGCAGATTCTGGCACACTATGCCCGATCAGCCCGGGATCCCTGGATTTATTTTTTCAGTTCTGCCGGATCCAACGGATCACACTATTTTCTGATCATCAAAAAGTCTTTTTCGGAAAAAACGGGCCGTTCGTTTGTGGCGGGAATTCTTCCGGCTTCACGTGTTCTGAAGGATTTGCGGTATCCCGGCACAATTGTTTCAAAAAACTCCCGGTTTGTTTTGGTCGATGCCGAAGGCCAATATCAAACCCTTTCCGGAACACCCTTTTTAAAGGACGATCTGCCCGTCGTCGAATTCGCTTTGTCCGGAAATAACCGGCCATCGGGAAGAACAAAGACGGGGGCAAAAGCTATTCCGCCTGCTTCCCGCTGGTTCACGGAAGTGAGCCAGGTGGACGGATTGCCTCTCTGGGTGGTGGGTCAGGTTTCAAAACAGTCTATTTTCAGCCCCGTGTGGCGAATCAAGCTGGAGTCGGTCTTTTTCCTGTTGTTTGGGATTTTGTGGGCAATTGTTGGCGCGCTTTATTTCGCAAAGCGCATTACGGTTCCGCTACAACACTTTGCAAAATCGGCTACTGAAATTGCAAGAGGCGATTTCACGCAAAAAATAGACATCCAATCCAAGGATGAAATTGGCCGCCTGGCCAAAATATTCAATTACATGATGGTTGAATTGCGCCGCCTGAATGAGATGAATCTCAATCAGATTATTTCAGAGCGCGCAAAAACCCGTGCCATAATCAAAAACATTGCCGATGGTGTTATCGTAACCGATCCCCGGGGAAAAATCATGATGATTAATGCGGCTATCGAGGATTGGTTTCAAATTGACGAGCGGCAAATAGTGGATCAGCCTCTGGATCGGGTTCTTCCCAATAAACATTTGGAAGAACTCATGCATGAGATGAATCAGGACCCCGAGTTAAAATCCTTTACGCGGGAATTTTCTGTGAAACTGCCCGGCCAGAGAAAGGAAAGCGTTTTTCAGGCCCGTTCCAGCTGGGTAGATGATCACGACGGGCATAAAATCGCGGCGGTTACCATTCTTCGGGACATCACGCGGGAAAAAGAAGTGGATCGCATGAAAACGGAGCTTGTATCACTGGTGGCTCACGAGCTGCGGTCGCCGCTGACATCGATTTCCGGATTCGCTGAACTTTTACTGGATACCCCGTTGAATGACGACAGCATGTATGAATATTCCAAGATTATCAAGCAGGAATCGGACCGGCTTTCGGATCTGGTCAACAAATTTCTGGATTTGACCAAAATCGAGGCGGGAAGAATTGATTTTCATCCGCAATTGCTTCGCCTGAACGAATTGATTGAAGGGATTCTTTACATCGCCAGCAGCCATGCACAGACAAAAGGCATTACGCTGGATGTGAATTTGCCCGATGAGATCCATCCGGTTTTAGCCGATTCCAAGCTAATGTCAGAGGTTGTTCTGAATCTGCTTTCGAATGCCATCAAATACAGTCCTTCCGGCACAAAAGTGACAATAAGCGTCAGGGAAGAGGATACCGGCGTTGTTATTGAAGTGAGTGATCAGGGATATGGAATTCCTCCAAAATATCGGGAGAGGATTTTTGATAAATTTTTTCGCATAAAAGACGAAGCCGCTCAGGACGAAAAGGGCACGGGATTGGGCTTGTCTTTGGTGAAAGAAATTGTGGAATTACACAGGGGCATCATTCTCGTGGAAAGTGAGGTGGGCCGGGGATCAACCTTTCGGGTGGTCTTGCCCTGGCCGCATGAGAAAGACTCAGGGGATGGGAAAGCGGAGAAACGGAATCGAATGGCCCATCCGGTCATTCACTGA
- a CDS encoding diguanylate cyclase, translated as MKNGKKQPKILLVDDIAINLELQKAYLQGSGYDVVLAMDGEEALRKVYEEKPDLILLDIMMPKKNGYEVCRLLKNDPETRFIPVIMVTALKDIEDKIKGIEAGADDFISKPFNKTELMARVRSLLRIKFLHDELENKMEQLDEARKELQQLAITDGLTGLFNYRYFRSQLDHELERARRHNLELSLIMTDIDFFKSYNDTNGHPAGDVVLKTIADAVRENIRKIDIPCRYGGEEFILILPDTGKKAAVVVADKIRDLIEKMPFKNQEKQPNGKLTISIGVATFPEDGETSDELVENVDANLYKAKQSGRNKVVAGS; from the coding sequence ATGAAAAACGGGAAAAAACAGCCCAAAATTCTCCTGGTTGATGACATAGCGATTAATCTGGAACTGCAGAAGGCCTATTTACAGGGTTCCGGTTATGATGTTGTTCTGGCCATGGATGGCGAAGAAGCTCTCCGAAAGGTTTATGAAGAAAAACCCGATCTGATTTTGTTGGACATTATGATGCCCAAGAAAAACGGCTATGAGGTGTGCCGTTTGCTTAAGAATGATCCGGAAACACGCTTTATTCCGGTCATTATGGTAACCGCCCTAAAGGACATTGAAGACAAAATCAAGGGAATTGAAGCGGGCGCTGATGATTTTATTTCCAAGCCATTCAATAAAACCGAACTCATGGCCCGTGTGCGTTCTCTATTGCGAATTAAATTTCTGCACGATGAGCTTGAAAATAAAATGGAACAATTGGATGAAGCAAGAAAAGAGCTTCAGCAATTGGCCATCACAGACGGGCTAACGGGGTTGTTTAACTACCGCTATTTTCGCTCTCAATTGGACCACGAATTGGAGCGGGCCCGGCGTCATAATCTGGAACTTTCGCTCATCATGACAGATATCGATTTCTTTAAAAGCTATAACGATACCAACGGTCATCCCGCCGGAGATGTGGTCTTGAAAACGATTGCGGATGCGGTGCGGGAAAATATCCGCAAAATTGACATTCCCTGCCGTTACGGAGGAGAAGAGTTCATTCTGATTCTGCCGGATACGGGTAAGAAGGCTGCCGTTGTGGTTGCCGACAAAATTCGGGATCTCATTGAGAAAATGCCGTTTAAAAATCAAGAAAAACAACCCAATGGCAAACTCACGATCAGTATTGGCGTGGCCACTTTTCCGGAGGACGGCGAGACCTCCGATGAACTCGTTGAAAATGTTGACGCCAATCTTTACAAAGCCAAACAGTCCGGGCGAAACAAAGTGGTTGCAGGTTCCTGA